The sequence TACGAAAGCCGGTAAAATGTTAGAACATCGTCATACGTATAGTTATTTATCGTTTTTAGAAGCAGAGTATGCATACCAACAAGTCGAAGCGATTGATGGTGCCTTGATGGCTACCCAATACGATTTGCCTTGGCCAGAAGTGGTTGATGGCTGGCATGTATATGACACCGTCCAATCTCTAAAATTCCAGCAAGCTGGATTCAAAGTCGGTGTTCCCCATCAACCGCACCCGTGGGTTTTACACGAGTCCGCCCTTCAGTTTGACGAGTCCGCCTCGACGCGCTATGCCTCCTTGTTGCAAAAATGGCGCCACTCCCGTGACGACGACTAAAGGCGTGTTGTAAACCTAAGATTTGCCGCGTTTCAGCCAAATCGTTGTATAATCGACCCAGCCATAAGCATTTAAAGCCACGTTTTTAACGTATTCTGGATACAACGCAAATTGCTTTAACCGGTAGAGGGGGAGGAGATAATGTGCTTGGCAAAGCGATGTTTCGATTGATTGTAAGCTAGCCAGCAATGTTTTTGTTTTTAATTCCTGATGCCATAAACGCTCGGCTTTTTCCAAATCGTCTGTACCCAAGTGGGAATAAAGAAACCGGTGGCGATCAAAAAACGCTGAAAAATAGCTATACACTTTGTCATCGTAGCCAAGCTGCTCGCCGAGCAAAAGGTCTGCTTTTTGTTCTAGTTCTAATTGTTGAAGCTCGTGATAAGGAAGGAGGTGGAGCCGCACTGAAATGCCTTCTGCTTCGAGCGTTTGTTTTATCCAACCAGCGTCCCTCTCATTGCCCGCTCCAGTGTAGCTATATAGCTGCAGCTCTTCTCCATGGTAGTTGCTTTTTAACAAGCATGACTGCCCTTTTTGCCTGTTACGAGTCGTTAGGACGCTGTGCCCTTGGGCGAAAAGCCGATCAGCTGGAATACTGCGGGTGCCGCCAATGTCTTGAATCATTGAATGTGGATCTAAAAAATGAAACAGCGCTTCGCGCAAGCGAGTGTCATTGGCACAAAGGCCGTGCTTTTTGTTTAACGAAAGGAGTTTGCAGCCTATGTCCATTGATTCCTGCTGCTGGAAATCATGATCTCCCTTTTCGACGTAAGGGTAATGATAAAAATTTAATTGGTTTGCGGCTAAGAATGCTGTTTCTGGTTCGTTGTCATAAAGGGCTGGAAAGATATACATGGTCACTGCATCAAGGTGCGGCCTCGTACTAAAGTAGCGCGGAAATGCTTGAAGGCGAAGGCGCTTACTTGAATGGTCCGACAAGGAAAAAGGCCCCGTACCGATTGGAAAAGATGTCGTTTCGTCTTTATAGACAATGGCCCCGCCTAATGAAGCAGCAAACGCCAGAAAATGGGGAGTAGGCTTAGAAAAACAAAACTCCACTGTGTAAGGATCAAGTGCAGATAGGCGATGCAAATGTTGGATTCCCCAATAATAGGGCGATTTATCCGTATGGCGTAAAAAACTGGCGCCAACTTCCTCGGCGGTACATGGCTGCCCATTATGAAAGAAAATGTTTTTCCGCAAATAAAAAGTCCACTTTGTGTTTGTAGTGTCCGTTTCCCAATAGTGAGCCAAATCAGGAATATAACAGTCGTTTTTAGGATCGTACTTTACGAGTTGGTTGAATAAATGGCTCATCAAATGATTTTCTGTCCGGCGGTGGATCGTAGCTGGGTCTAATGCGCTAACACCACGGTAAGTAGGGAAACGAAGATGATCCTCTTGCTCTATCCGCTCCTGGTCAATTGAATTCAAAATCGACTCAATAAAAGCGCGGCTGTTTGCGTGTGAGCGTGAATAGGTTTGAACAAGTTGAATCGCCGCATCAAGTGATTGCTCAAAAGCGCGTTTTTTTGCTTCAGCAATCACGACAGCGTCGTAGTCTGCCAACAAGCGAATATAGGAAACATGGCCTCGGCCTTTTCCAGGCCGCCATTCAATCCAGCCACGCTTTTGCATTTTATGGACAAGCAATTTTGCGTTCCGCTCTGTACATAAAAGCTCGTTTGCTAAAGTACGGACAGAAAGGGGCTGTAGCGCTTGTGAGTAGTTTAATTGTTTGGCCAACATAAGGTAGTGCTCAAACAGTTCCATTGTTCCGAGCCTCCTGTCTTTATAAAAAGGGGAAAAATAACTATATACAGTTTACACTTTTTTTCCCGTTTTGGGACCGCCATAATGGAATGAAAGAAAAGGGGCGGTTTTATTGCAAGCAAAACAGGAGGAGAAAAAAAGGGAACGCCTCCAAGTATCCCCGCAAAAGAAAGTGGTGGCGATAGCGCTATTAACAGCAGCGGCTGTGCTTGGCGATGCAATGTTGTTTATTGTGTTGCCCCTTTACTGGCAGGAGTTTGGCCTTACAGCTCTTTGGCAAATTGGCATATTGTTATCTGTCAATCGCTTCATCCGTTTGCCAATTAGTCCCCTTGTCGGCTGGTTTTATAGCAAGTTTGAATTGCGGACTGGCGTGCAATTGGCCCTCATTTTGGCAACGGCCACGACTTTTTCGTACGGCTTTTTCCAAAGCTTTGCTACCCTTGTCGTGGCACGGGCCGTTTGGGGTGTCGCTTGGGCTTTGCTGCGTATCGGCGGCATGCTTGCTGTAGTGGAATTTTCCACCAAAGACAATCGTGGCAAACTGATGGGCACTTATAATGGTTTATGGGGAATTGGCGGATTGGTCGGTATGTTGGCCGGAGGCATTTTCGTCGAACAGCTATCTGTATTTCCAGTCACGACTGCTTTCGCGACGATTGGCACGATTGCCTTCGTCATCGCCCCATTTGTCATCCCGAAACGCCAACAACAAGATGATAACAAACGGCGTATTCATGCTAGGAGAGCAGAAAAAACCCTTTCGCCATTTACGATGCTTGTGTTCGCAACAGGCCTAACGATGGGGTTTGTTGTGTTCGGACTGTTTTCGGTTACGCTCAGCCCGCTTGTTGAGCGCGCAATGGGTGGCCAACCGCTGGAAGCATTTGGTGTCATCATCGGCGCAGCTTCGATTGCAGGAATCCTTCAAGCCTTGCGCTGGGCCTGGGATCCATTCGTTGCCCCTTTTTATGGGAAAATGCTAGACCGCAGGCCGCTTTCGTATTCGTGGATTTACTTGCCTATGCTCGGGATTTGTTGTTTATTTTCGCTATTTGCGCTGCTTAATTCATTTTGGCTTTTGTTATGTGCCGTACTTGTATTTCAACTTCTGTCCACCTTTTTTGTAACCACTGCCGATACACTTGCAGCCCGGGCGGCGGCGCAAGGGAATAAAGTCAAAGTAATGACGATCCAGGCAGTCGTTGTCGATTTAGGAGCAGCGACTGGGCCCCTTGTATCGTTTTTCATTGTCGACACCTATGAATTGGCGCCTTTGTATTGGTTAGCTGCCGCGTTTTTAAGTACGCTGTCTGTTTTATGGTTTGCTTATAGCCTAAACATGCGACGCAAGCCAACTTGACGAAAAAGATCTGTCGTAAGCAGTTGCCGAAGCCTATCTTCAGCAACTGCCTTCCTTAGTCAAAAAAAGAAAAACGATCCAAAAAAACGAAAATTTCTTATTGCAAACGCTATCATAATTGACTATAGTAAAAGAAAGCCTTCTTTGAGAAGCCCTTTTTTTATCGTTAAAAATGAATGAGTGTTCATTCGGTTTGATCATTTGAGAGGAGGAATACGATGGTTCGTCCTATCCGCAAAGCAGCAGTCATTGGCGCCGGCGTAATGGGGGCAAGCATTGCCGCTCACTTAGCGAATGCTGGGATTTCCGTTTTACTGCTAGACTTAGCACCGCAAGATGATGGCAAAAGCGCCACAAACGTGGCAACGCTCACGAAAAAGCGGAGCCGCAACTACCTTGTGGAACAGGCGATTGCAAAATTGAAAAAGCAAAAGCCGGCCCCATTGGCTTCAAAACAAGCACTTCATTTGATTGAAGCCGGAAACTTAGAGGATGACTTTGACAAACTAAAAGAAGCTGACTGGATCATTGAGGCCATTATTGAGAACTTGGAAGCAAAAACACAGCTATTGGCTAAAATTGACGAAGTCCGCGCTACTGGGGCAATTGTAACATCCAATACTTCTGGCATATCGGTGGAAGCAATGTCGAAAGAAAGGAGCCAAGATTTTAAAGCCCATTTTCTCGGCACGCACTTTTTTAATCCACCGCGTTATTTAAAATTGCTTGAGGTAATCCCAACGAAAGAAACGAAAACCGAGGTTACAGAGTTTATCGGTAATTTTGCTGAAACGGCGCTTGGCAAAGGGGTCGTTGAAGCGAAGGATACGCCTAATTTTATCGCCAACCGCATTGGCACGTATGGATTGCTTGTCACGGTTCATGAAATGCTTAAAGCCAATGCATCGATTGGTGAAATTGATTCTGTGACAGGGCCACTCATCGGCAGGCCGAAGAGCGCAACATTCCGGACACTTGATGTAGTTGGACTGGATACGTTCTTACACGTGGCCAAAAATGTCTACGAGGAGACAGAGGGTACTGAAAAAGCAATGTTTGATCCCCCGGCTTTCATGAAAGAAATGGCGAAGCGTGGGTGGATTGGCGCCAAAAGCGGCCAAGGTTTCTACTTGAAAGAAAACGGGACAATTTACGAACTAAATCCCCACACGTTTGAGTATGAACCGCGCAAAAAAATGAAAGCGCCTTCGATTGAGCAAGCAAAGTTAATGAAATCGAAATCCGCTAAGTTACGTGCGGTTGTATGGGCAGATGATCCCGCAGGCAAGCTGCTCTGGTCAATTTTAAAACCGGTATTGCTATATACAGCCGAGAAAACAGCAGAAATAGCCCATGATTTGTTAGCGGTCGATGAAGCGATGCGCTGGGGCTTTGGCTGGGAAATGGGCCCATATGAGCTTTGGGATGCGCTCGGTGTAAAAGAAACGGTGGAAAAAATGAAACTTGAAGGCGAACATGTGCCAGCATGGGTGACGGCTATGCTTGAACAAGGCCATGCGTCGTTCTACAAAGATGGCGCTTTCTACCATGAAGGCGACTATCTTCCTGTTCGTACCCATAAAAAGCAGCTGCCTTTAAACGTGCTGAAAAAAGACAAGACGATTACAAAAAACACAGGGGCGTGTTTAATCGATATCGGCGACGATGTCGCCTTGTTGCAGTTTACTTCTCCTAACAATACGATCGGCCTTGATGTTATCCAAATGATCCACAAAGCAATTGACGAGGCAGAAGCAAATTATCGCGGCCTTGTAATCGGCAATCAAGGGAAAAATTTCTGTGTCGGCGCTAACTTAATGATGATGCTAATGGAAGCGCAAGACGACAACTTTTTTGAGCTTGATCTCGTTATCAGGCAGTTCCAAAAAGCAACGGCGCGTATCCGGTATGCAAATGTACCTGTTGTAACCGCTCCTTTTGGAATGACGCTTGGCGGCGGTGCCGAGATCAGCTTGCCAGCTGCAAGCATCCAAGCAGCCCACGAAACGTATATGGGCTTAGTGGAGACAGGCGTGGGCCTCATTCCAGGCGGAGGAGGCAATAAAGAACTGTACCTGCGCAATATAGCCCGTTATGGCAGCGACAATCTAGCTGATTTGCAAAAGGCGGCGCGAAAGACGTTTGAAACGATTGCCACCGCCAACGTATCCACATCAGCGGCAGGCGCGAGGGAAAAAGGCTTTTTGTCAGAACGGGACGGCATTACAATGAACGACTTTTTCGTTAATAACGATGCCAAGCAGCGTGTCCTGTCTTTAGCAGATGGTTACCGGCCGCCTGCAAAAACAAAGATCCCTGTGACAGGAAGAGCAGGTTATGCGACGTTGATGCTTGGCGCCAAAATGATGGAATGGGGCGGTTATGCATCAGAGCATGATTTAAAAATCGCCAAAAAGCTAGCGTTCGTCCTTTCTGGAGGACAGGTGTCAGAAGGCACGCTAGTTGATGAATCTTATTTGCTTGATTTGGAAAGGGAAGCGTTCTTAAGTTTGATCGCAGAACCGAAAACGCAGCAGCGGATGCAGCATATGCTTACGAAAGGAAAACCGTTGCGCAATTAATAGAGGAGGGCGGCATCTATGAAAGAAGCAGTCATTGTGGCAGGTGCGAGGACACCAGTCGGGAAAGCGAACCGCGGCTCTTTTAAACATGTGCGTTCCGACGACTTAGGCGCCATTGCCGTGAAGGAAACATTGCGCCGCGCCAAACAAGTCGAACCGGAAGAAATTGACGATTGCTTGATCGGCTGTGCCATGCCTGAAGCGGAGCAAGGGATGAACATGGCCCGAAATGTAAGCGTGCTTGCGGGCATCCCTCAATCGGTGCCGGCAGTGACGATTAACCGCTACTGCGCTTCCGGCTTGCAAACGATCGCTTATGGGGCCGAACGAATTATGCTAGGGCATGCGAAAGCGATCATTGCAGGTGGCGCCGAATCGATGAGCATGATTCCAATGGGAGGCCACGTCGTCAAACCGAACCCAACGTTGATCGACGAAGCGCCGGAATATTACATGTCAATGGGCTATACGGCGGAAGAGGTGGCGCGCCAGTACGGCATTAGCAGAGAAGACCAAGACGTGTTTGCGGTAGAAAGCCATAAACGAGCAGCGGCTGCACTTGCGAATCAGCGCTTTAGCGATGAAATCGTACCTGTTCCTGTCGTGGAACAGCACTTTGGGTCGAACGGAACGCTTCAATCAACGGAACGACTTGTTGAGATAGATGAAGGCGTGCGCGCAGATACAACGATCGCTGCACTTAGCAAACTTAAGCCAGCATTCCAGCATAAAGGGACGGTCACAGCTGGCAATTCATCACAAATGAGCGATGGCGCCGCGGCTGTCCTGCTCATGGACAAAGAAGAAGCGGAAGCTCGGGGATTAGAGCCACTTGTAACGTTTAAAAGCTTTGCTGTTGCAGGGGTAGCGCCTGAAGTGATGGGGGTTGGCCCAATTGAGGCAATTCCAAAGGCGGTGCGCCTGGCAGGATTACAGCTTGAAGAGATTGGTTTGTTTGAGTTAAACGAGGCTTTTGCTTCCCAAGCGCTTGCCGTCATACGTGAATTGGGGCTTGATTACGACAAAGTCAATGTCAATGGCGGAGCGATTGCTTTAGGGCATCCACTTGGCTGTACTGGCACAAAATTAACGTTGTCGCTCATCCATGAAATGAGGCGGCGCGATGAACGATTTGGGGTTGTGACGATGTGCATCGGTGGCGGCATGGGGGCTGCTGCTGTATTTGAACGACATTAAACAATTGGGGAGGCGAACCGAGGATGAGCAACACGACTGAAAAACGTTTTAAAGGCGGCGGCTTTTTGCTTGAAGACATGGAGCCTGCCCACATCTTTACATTGGAAGACCTAACCGAAGAACAACAAATGATTGCTCGTACGACGAAGGACTTTGTGGAA is a genomic window of Shouchella clausii containing:
- a CDS encoding SgrR family transcriptional regulator, which produces MELFEHYLMLAKQLNYSQALQPLSVRTLANELLCTERNAKLLVHKMQKRGWIEWRPGKGRGHVSYIRLLADYDAVVIAEAKKRAFEQSLDAAIQLVQTYSRSHANSRAFIESILNSIDQERIEQEDHLRFPTYRGVSALDPATIHRRTENHLMSHLFNQLVKYDPKNDCYIPDLAHYWETDTTNTKWTFYLRKNIFFHNGQPCTAEEVGASFLRHTDKSPYYWGIQHLHRLSALDPYTVEFCFSKPTPHFLAFAASLGGAIVYKDETTSFPIGTGPFSLSDHSSKRLRLQAFPRYFSTRPHLDAVTMYIFPALYDNEPETAFLAANQLNFYHYPYVEKGDHDFQQQESMDIGCKLLSLNKKHGLCANDTRLREALFHFLDPHSMIQDIGGTRSIPADRLFAQGHSVLTTRNRQKGQSCLLKSNYHGEELQLYSYTGAGNERDAGWIKQTLEAEGISVRLHLLPYHELQQLELEQKADLLLGEQLGYDDKVYSYFSAFFDRHRFLYSHLGTDDLEKAERLWHQELKTKTLLASLQSIETSLCQAHYLLPLYRLKQFALYPEYVKNVALNAYGWVDYTTIWLKRGKS
- a CDS encoding MFS transporter, which produces MQAKQEEKKRERLQVSPQKKVVAIALLTAAAVLGDAMLFIVLPLYWQEFGLTALWQIGILLSVNRFIRLPISPLVGWFYSKFELRTGVQLALILATATTFSYGFFQSFATLVVARAVWGVAWALLRIGGMLAVVEFSTKDNRGKLMGTYNGLWGIGGLVGMLAGGIFVEQLSVFPVTTAFATIGTIAFVIAPFVIPKRQQQDDNKRRIHARRAEKTLSPFTMLVFATGLTMGFVVFGLFSVTLSPLVERAMGGQPLEAFGVIIGAASIAGILQALRWAWDPFVAPFYGKMLDRRPLSYSWIYLPMLGICCLFSLFALLNSFWLLLCAVLVFQLLSTFFVTTADTLAARAAAQGNKVKVMTIQAVVVDLGAATGPLVSFFIVDTYELAPLYWLAAAFLSTLSVLWFAYSLNMRRKPT
- a CDS encoding acetyl-CoA C-acetyltransferase, with protein sequence MKEAVIVAGARTPVGKANRGSFKHVRSDDLGAIAVKETLRRAKQVEPEEIDDCLIGCAMPEAEQGMNMARNVSVLAGIPQSVPAVTINRYCASGLQTIAYGAERIMLGHAKAIIAGGAESMSMIPMGGHVVKPNPTLIDEAPEYYMSMGYTAEEVARQYGISREDQDVFAVESHKRAAAALANQRFSDEIVPVPVVEQHFGSNGTLQSTERLVEIDEGVRADTTIAALSKLKPAFQHKGTVTAGNSSQMSDGAAAVLLMDKEEAEARGLEPLVTFKSFAVAGVAPEVMGVGPIEAIPKAVRLAGLQLEEIGLFELNEAFASQALAVIRELGLDYDKVNVNGGAIALGHPLGCTGTKLTLSLIHEMRRRDERFGVVTMCIGGGMGAAAVFERH
- a CDS encoding 3-hydroxyacyl-CoA dehydrogenase/enoyl-CoA hydratase family protein; amino-acid sequence: MVRPIRKAAVIGAGVMGASIAAHLANAGISVLLLDLAPQDDGKSATNVATLTKKRSRNYLVEQAIAKLKKQKPAPLASKQALHLIEAGNLEDDFDKLKEADWIIEAIIENLEAKTQLLAKIDEVRATGAIVTSNTSGISVEAMSKERSQDFKAHFLGTHFFNPPRYLKLLEVIPTKETKTEVTEFIGNFAETALGKGVVEAKDTPNFIANRIGTYGLLVTVHEMLKANASIGEIDSVTGPLIGRPKSATFRTLDVVGLDTFLHVAKNVYEETEGTEKAMFDPPAFMKEMAKRGWIGAKSGQGFYLKENGTIYELNPHTFEYEPRKKMKAPSIEQAKLMKSKSAKLRAVVWADDPAGKLLWSILKPVLLYTAEKTAEIAHDLLAVDEAMRWGFGWEMGPYELWDALGVKETVEKMKLEGEHVPAWVTAMLEQGHASFYKDGAFYHEGDYLPVRTHKKQLPLNVLKKDKTITKNTGACLIDIGDDVALLQFTSPNNTIGLDVIQMIHKAIDEAEANYRGLVIGNQGKNFCVGANLMMMLMEAQDDNFFELDLVIRQFQKATARIRYANVPVVTAPFGMTLGGGAEISLPAASIQAAHETYMGLVETGVGLIPGGGGNKELYLRNIARYGSDNLADLQKAARKTFETIATANVSTSAAGAREKGFLSERDGITMNDFFVNNDAKQRVLSLADGYRPPAKTKIPVTGRAGYATLMLGAKMMEWGGYASEHDLKIAKKLAFVLSGGQVSEGTLVDESYLLDLEREAFLSLIAEPKTQQRMQHMLTKGKPLRN